AGTGCAAGACTGAAGAGGGTGTCAAGGGGCAAAGGTGAGTTTTACCTTGCATTCTTGCCTGATCCATTGCCTTCTCGAAAGTGTTGAAAGCTGCATGGTAATGACGCAGCTTAACTGCAAAGTagacacacaaatatacattattacGCGTGTCATGACAGGATTACAAACCACCTGACATGAAAATGTTCGAAACGGTTAACGCATCTTTATACAGTATATTCTATTAGCCTTTCTCACTTTCGACTGCGAATATATTTATTTGGGGAATACTCATTATCTTAATATCAAATGGACACGAGTTTTTCAATTCCTTTCGGATATGTTGTTGTTTCAGAAAGAATGGCGGGTAATGTACCTTCTACGACTCCTAGGAGAACTGAACTCTGCAGTTGGTAGTTCCAGTCGAGTGCCTCCTCCGCCGCCTCCACCGATCGCCGCGCCGCCTCGCGGGCATACTCATACTGCCCCAGGACCAGGAAACAGTTGCCAATCTCGTGGTACAGCCATGCAGACTCGACTCGGGTAGTACACAACTGTATCTTCCGGGAAAATCTTTGGACGGAAAACGTACATAATGTTTGTACAATACCATGCGTTTAACTGCAGAGGTTTTATAATTATAGCTCTAAGCATTAGAATGTAAAGTAGTTTTCATAGGATACTGGGAACCGTTTTCTCacatgaaattaaaataaaatcccAATATTATCTATGTGTATGTGATTTGGATGTAATTTATAAAGAGAAAGCTAATACGTGGTGGGGAGTCGGCTTATTGAAATACGACAAGAGCGATATTAGATGTTAGAATATACTTAGTATAGGAAATTGACAAGCAGTATCACTTATTGGAAAATGATAATATTGAGGATCtacatttattatttttgtgaaaatcactttttttcatatctgctGACAAATCAACTATTTCCTTAGAAATTTATTCCTAGCCGTTTAAAGAATACAGATATGCCACTTAGCGATGAAGCGTGATTCTATGGCATACTTACACGTCCAGTGCCTTCTGGTGCTTGCTTTGGAACACGTAGATTCTCCCGAGATTTCCAAGGGCACGTGATATCGCTTCCGAATCATTGCTAAAACGATAGGATATATATTGATTAGATAAAAAAGTTATATacttatgttaatattttaatgatactatttttatgatatatacaattttcTTGGTTTGCCAAAGTCCGGTGTTCAGTTGGTATGGGACGTAGTTGTGTAAGAGATTCAAGCGGTTATAACCAATAACACTTAGGCCATGACATTCATATCTGAAATGGAGACTAccttatatttgtaatattgtgccatacaatggtatcTATAGTAAAATGATCACGTGACTTATGCAATGTATGTATCTATAGCCTGAAACCTCTCTAATGTCCTAGTCTTAATACAATTGTAAACACATTCAGTAAATACGTACACATCGCGATATTAATGTACTGGTTTAATCGACATTTTTAACATTGGTGCCAAACACATTATATTGGCGTTTCTTGTCGCTGGACAAATAGGGTCAGCAGAACACGAATTTAAATTTTAGTTAATTAATAGTATAGCGTTTACCTTTTCTCGCCGATTTCGAGATCCCGTTTGTGGTATTCGAGACCAGTGACGTAATCCCTCATCTCAATGGCAGCGTTTCCAATGTATGAGTAAATCTTGGCAGTAATTGACGTCACGTTCGGGATATCATCCATCTTGTAACTGTTCATAGTGTTCAAACAAGATTCAGCTTTCCTGGCGCATTCGGAATATTTTCCCTCTACGTAGGCTGTAATGATATTTGTACAAGGTCAGCGCGACACAATACTCTTCTACTGAAGAACACGACAGTAAAAGCTTATCTAACACGTACGTTCTCAACAATattaaagtgaaatattttaacGGGTGATACAAAAGACAAACGAGATAATGCGATAGACTTAATTGAGCCAAAATGAAATGAACTGCTTAATGCTCCTGTTTTGTTCTAGGACTCGCATTGATGCTAAGGGACGCAAGTGTTGACAATAGATGTCGAGTATTGAACGAGTACGCGATTATATTTTAGACTGCTTTAAGATAGGCCTAAACAGTTGTAtgcattttgaaagaaaatagtGTGCGACAATCTGAAAAGTTAACCAACATCAACATAAAACTTTCTCCGGATTTGTAAATGCTTCCAATGCTTATCGAATTATTCTAGTTTCTAAATGCCTCCAATACTTACCAAATTCAATATCCTCCattactttatttatataagAAATGATTGGTTCTCGTCTGATTCGACGCCGGACCCCGATTGTATTTGGACATGTCTGTGCTTGCATTGGGGGGTTTGAGTGTATTTTCAGGACTCCGAGTTTCCTCCGTAACATTTTGACACATGCGTCGTTCACTTCCATTTGacttgaggtcaaggtcactgtggCCCTTGTAAGTGCTAAAGCTAATGTTGAGGCCGGAGTCTGAGTCAGATGAAGTGTGATGCTGACTAATATTATCTTTGAGTGTGTTGTTCCTCCTTCTCCTGCCTTAAGGGTGTTTTCCTGTTTGGGTCGCCGAATGACGGGTCGCTGAGAACGCTGTGGGTCCACAGTATCCTTTAAATGTACTTTTTGCCCTTCAAGGACGTGAAGGAACTGAGGAGGATTGGCTTTTCGAGTGTTAGCCTCGGCGGCTTTTTTCTTATCAAGATACCTGAACCAAGAACCAGGTGGCATTGGatctttttcttttgtttcctTGCCATCCTTGTGTGTATTTGCCGATTTCATCTTCACTGTGCTGGCGTTGCTCTGGGATTTGTAAGTAGAGGGTCGTGTGGTGGGAGCCTCAGGGGGAATGATGCGTCCCTGTCGTACCCAGTACAACACACGATCGTACAGAAAGTTTAAACCCGTCTCTGCCATGTTGGTAAGATCTACACTACCGCGCGGCACGTCTACAATGGAACGACAATACcataaagaaaacaattatttacatGGAACAAAACACTTCTCATATACGTTTTTGAGGGTACTTTATTGACACCCTACCTATCGCATTGAAAGTTAGATAATATGAATCagttaaaaaatgttttaactttAAAAGAGATTTTTGGTATGATGATAGTGCAAAGTGTATTCATCGAAGTAATATGGAGTGTTACTATGTGCCTAAAAATATACTGAATGAATTCCTTGACGCACCTGTCTGCTCGATGAGTTTCTCTAGGTACTTCTTATCACTGTACATTTTCCCCAACACTTCCTTTATCCGCTTCTCCGTCACATCCTGCTCACCCGAAAGGTTAGTAGGCGTGACTGGGGCGTGGTTCAGATTTTCATTTGAGCCACGCCCCTGTTCCCTGCGGACCAATGGGTTTTGTTGTCTCTGGGCAAAGGTTGGTGTTGGTGCATCTCTCTCTACAGAGTTAGCAATAGGAGACAACTTTGCTATGTTATTTCTCTCTCGTCTTCGGATGGGATCCTTGCGATTCTGGaatgaatatcaaaatttagttttaaaatgaagaacatatacagtgaaaatacatgtatactgtcaTTCCTGAATGATTTTTCTCCAGGCAGAAAAAGACTCGGTAGAATTGTGTCTtccaaaatataaacacattatgtaACGAATGATGTGTATCTTTTATGTTCCCCGATGTGGGACAAGAGAACTCTACTATAAACACACGAATGATTTGACACCTTTCTGTGTAGCTAAGATTTGAATGAGTTCCGTTATACTTCTGATATATCCAGTTCGATTTTTTATCTTCATTGACATGGACAGTCCTGTGCCTATCTATTGAAGACATCCTGAGTGATTTTTCATTATCTATAAGTAGTATTTCAtcgttttattatttgtttattgttttgttgttgtt
The window above is part of the Pecten maximus chromosome 2, xPecMax1.1, whole genome shotgun sequence genome. Proteins encoded here:
- the LOC117315616 gene encoding LOW QUALITY PROTEIN: tetratricopeptide repeat protein 25-like (The sequence of the model RefSeq protein was modified relative to this genomic sequence to represent the inferred CDS: inserted 2 bases in 1 codon; deleted 2 bases in 1 codon) produces the protein MTVTLLGNRGSSPKHINIPRNLRKLQHNFNDAHAPRSGRMLPVPPSKPPEAHTGARHTRALPKVPRPMGTSVNSISVNILSSTDTVALQGRDVNPAAVPTIPRHSRQLPKLPAAGGKTQERKQFMLEMYRAEGDKFVVEAEYEKAMDSYSSALKLVPDNKETFVARSRCNQLLGRNRKAMLDVDSALALDPLCHEALFQKAELLFLERNYESAYKYYTKLCKQRPDVRKFQEGLDKATDALNNTSGRRRQMTQAGDLSKLGNNSKNRKDPIRRRERNNIAKLSPIANSVERDAPTPTFAQRQQNPLVRREQGRGSNENLNHAPVTPTNLSGEQDVTEKRIKEVLGKMYSDKKYLEKLIEQTDVPRGSVDLTNMAETGLNFLYDRVLYWVRQGRIIPPEAPTTRPSTYKSQSNASTVKMKSANTHKDGKETKEKDPMPPGSWFRYLDKKKAAEANTRKANPPQFLHVLEGQKVHLKDTVDPQRSQRPVIRRPKQENTLGRRRRNNTLKDNISQHHTSSDSDSGLNISFSTYKGHSDLDLKSNGSERRMCQNVTEETRSPENTLKPPNASTDMSKYNRGXRRRIRREPIISYINKVMEDIEFAYVEGKYSECARKAESCLNTMNSYKMDDIPNVTSITAKIYSYIGNAAIEMRDYVTGLEYHKRDLEIGEKSNDSEAISRALGNLGRIYVFQSKHQKALDVFSRKIQLCTTRVESAWLYHEIGNCFLVLGQYEYAREAARRSVEAAEEALDWNYQLQSSVLLGVVEVKLRHYHAAFNTFEKAMDQARMQGDTKAETAIRDALNDVNDKIVEELKTRSRSQADFTRSRGDYAKSRAEWSDYSSIYIPEDDGDVSLTETGYDTENLQLELDRLRSDLDTAMFGSIAQLQEGGRRSGGHVSSELRKPLQNVQMSGRNSVTNSVIRCSTALA